In Pseudomonas sp. FP1742, the DNA window CGGCCAGGGAAAGGAACGATTTTTCCAGTTCTTTGCGCAACTGTTTGGTCAGCTCCGACAGCGTCAGGCCGCCGCCGCCCATATCGCCCAGATAGTCTGTGGTGTCGCAGGCGTACAGCAGATGCAACTCGGCATTGCACTGCAGCGCGAGGCCATTGGCCTGCTGGATGATCCGGTCATTGAGCTCTTTATCGGCATCGGTACCCGAAGCATCGACCGCGGCCACGATCTTGTGCGGCAAGGTATGGCCACCGCCGCCCACCAGATAGACCGGCACCGGGCAGTGGCGCAGCAAGTGCCAATCCAGCGGGGTGAAGAACGCGCGCTTGAGCGCCGACTCATGCTGAACTTCCTTGATCAACAGGTCGGGCTGCATTTCCGTGACGTGATCCAGAATGTCCTGCTGCAGGTCATCGGCCCAGGCCACCTCCGTCGTCACCTCAATTCCCCGACCACGGATATTTTTTGCCTGGTACGCCAACCAATCGCGATGGTCCTGCAGGTAACTCTCCCGCGCCGTTTCCCGCACGCCCTCTTCAAGCAGCGACAGAATGTCCAACGACTTTATCAAGCCAGCAATATGCAAACGCGCCCCGCTGGCCTTGGCCAGGGCCGCCGCATGTTGTATTGCGGGAGAGTGGCGCAGGGCCGGGTTGATGATCAATAACAACCGTTGATACTGGCTCATGATCTGACTCCAGGCAGGTGGGCTTCAACACGCCATGGCCTGTTGCGAGGGCGCGGTCGTTGCGCCCTCGCTGGATCAGGCACCAGCGTCAACCCAGACTCCTCCGTTGCAATGACATTGGCGTTGATATAAATCAACTACCTTCGCCGGGCTACTTGCCGCAGCCTTGCATCATGGCTCGCTCTTGTTCATGGTCTTCAACCATTCCCGCTGGGCTTGACGGTATTTGTCATCCGCCAGTTTTTTCGCCGCAGAAAATCGTTCTATCGTCTGAGTCGAAACAGGCTCGCTCAACAACGCATAGGCTTGTTTGCTCAGTCGGTCGGCTTCGGAAAAGAGCGCCGCACAACGATTGATTGATTCAGAACAGGCGGCAGATTGTGTCGTTGAATCATTGACGATCATGGTCGTACTCCTCGATCCGGACCTCCTGTCATTTCTTCAAGTTTGCAGCGTCGAGTACACACCCCTCGCCCGGTTCTACTCGTCACGCGTCCAGTCGATGCTTACCCCGAACTCGTCATCGCTGTACTGATAATCGGCGTGGCCTTTGAAGGCCGCTTTCAGTGCATGGCCCAGGCGGTTCGCGAGATGGATGCCTGTGGTGGTCACAACCAGCGCGCCCTCGGAATCGGTCAGGCTGATGATGCGCTCCAGGGCATGCTCGGCTTTTTCCTTTTTCTCGGTGTTTTCGATCAGGTTGATGATTTCGTTTCGATGCGCGGACAAGAAGCTGCCCGACAGCGTGAGCGTACCCGCCGGATGATTGTCATTGGTACGCTGACAGGCTGGACAGGTCACTGATTGCGCATCATGAACCACCGTGTTTTCAGGAACTTTCCAGGTCCAGTTACCTGCCTGGTAGGCGGCCCCACACTGCGGGCAGACGGCAGAGCCTTCGATTTTCGGCAAGCAATAAGGATCACGGGCCGGTGTTTTGAACAGTTGGTTTTTCTGACTCTGCTGAAACTTGTCCATGGTCTTTCCTCGCAAATGAGTTGGCTAAAAATCCCACGCGAAACCGTGTTTTCAAATCGCCCCCCTCCCAGTCGGCGCCACTGAAATCACCGTGGATTCGAAGAGTTCATTTGGGCTCGGTTTGCTGTGGCGCAGGTTGATATTTGTCAATTCGGGCCAACAACCGACGGTCGATCATCCGAACGGTACGTACTGTGGCTTTGTTGATAAAAATCAACGCTGCACATGCCATTTCATGGAAGCTGAAAAGACGCAGAACTCTTCAGGAGAACAACCTGATGGCCCACACAAAAATCCTGTTTCGTGCTGCCGCTCGCGAGAAAATCCTGAGTGGAGCCACACAACTGGCGGACGCTGTCCGGGTGACCCTGGGACCGAAATCGAAATCGGTGTTGATTCAGAGTAAATGGGGCAATCCGACGGTCTGCAATGACGGCGTGACGATTGCCAAACGGATCGACCTGCTGGACCCCGAGGAGAATCTGGGTGCGCAAATGCTGCGTCAGGCGGCGGAACGCACCGGCGAGGCCGTCGGGGACGGGACCAGCACATCAACGGTGCTGGCCCATGCAATCCTGGCCGACGGCATCCGCAACGTCGTCGCCGGTGCCAGTGCGATCGACCTCAAGCGCGGCATGGACCGGGGGCTTTCTCTGGTCATGCAATCACTGCTGGCGCAATCGCGCCCGGTCAGCACGCCCAAGGAAAAAGCCCAGGTTGCCACGCTTTCGGCCCACAACGACGCGGTCATCGGTCAGCTGGTGGCCGACGCTCTGGAAAAGGTCGGCATTGAAG includes these proteins:
- a CDS encoding universal stress protein, giving the protein MSQYQRLLLIINPALRHSPAIQHAAALAKASGARLHIAGLIKSLDILSLLEEGVRETARESYLQDHRDWLAYQAKNIRGRGIEVTTEVAWADDLQQDILDHVTEMQPDLLIKEVQHESALKRAFFTPLDWHLLRHCPVPVYLVGGGGHTLPHKIVAAVDASGTDADKELNDRIIQQANGLALQCNAELHLLYACDTTDYLGDMGGGGLTLSELTKQLRKELEKSFLSLAGRYGVASDRRHFIIGHPVSALSEFANEHQVDVIVMGRVQSHGLNKLVGSTTEHILYQVPCSVLAV
- a CDS encoding BCAM0308 family protein; the encoded protein is MDKFQQSQKNQLFKTPARDPYCLPKIEGSAVCPQCGAAYQAGNWTWKVPENTVVHDAQSVTCPACQRTNDNHPAGTLTLSGSFLSAHRNEIINLIENTEKKEKAEHALERIISLTDSEGALVVTTTGIHLANRLGHALKAAFKGHADYQYSDDEFGVSIDWTRDE